GACCATAGGGCCCTTCGATGATCTCAAGTCGTGTCTCGAAAATATCGGATAACGTCTCTTCGACCATGATTTCCTTGACCGTTCCGAAGGCAGCGATTTGCCCGTCCTTCATCGCACAGATGTGATCCGCGTATTTGGCAGCAAAATTGATGTCATGCAAAACAGTGATGATCGTTCGTCCGAACGTATCAGCGACGTGTCGCAGGTAGCCCATCATCTGGACTGAGCGGGCGATATCGAGGTTATTGAGTGGCTCGTCGAGTAGGACGTATTCCGTTTCTTGACAAAGCACCATCGCAACATAAGCTCGTTGCCGCTGACCACCCGATAATTCATCAAGGTAGCGGTTCTCAAGTGACGTCAGTTCAAGAAAATCGATGTATTTCGAGATGATTGTTTCATCATCCGCTGTCAGGCGACCTTGTGAGTAGGGGAACCGTCCAAAACCGACAAGCTGCCGGACCGTCAGCCGCGTCACGAAATGATTTTCTTGTCGCAAGATCGTGATGATCTTTGCTAAGTCTTTCGATTTACTACTTGTCACGTCCATCCCGGCGACTTCGATCTGCCCGGCATCGAGATCAAGCAACCGTCCGATCATCATCAACGTTGTCGACTTGCCGGCACCGTTTGGACCAATCAATGCCGTGAATCCGCCTTTTGGAATCGATAGATCAATCGGACCGATCCGGACGTCGTCCGTATACGATTTTTTTACTTGTTCGAGTGATATCATAGGGACCTCTTTCTAAGCAACACGATAAGGAAAATCAGACCGCCGAACAGTTCGATAATGACGGAGACGACGCTTGGCGTGTTGAAAATGTGATACATGAAGAAATAAGCACTTGTTAAAACAAAGAATCCAATTGCGAATGCCATCGGGAAAACGTATTTGTGATCGTACGTCGCAGCGACCTGATAACTGAGTGTCGCCACTAAGAAACCAAAGAACGTCAAGGGTCCGATCAGCGCCGTCGACATCGACATCAAGAGTGAAATCAGAATCAAGAAGTAGATGACACTGCCGCGATGATTGACACCGAACGATGTCGAAACCTCTTTTCCGAGTGCGACGACATTGAGTCGTCCGGACGAAAAGTAGAGTAACAGACCGACGACGAGGACAATCGGAATGACAATCGGGAAGTAAGCTGCGTCGGCATTCGTGACCGAACCGAACAGTCGCGCTTGTAAGATATCGAACTCGGACGGGTCGAGCATTTTCCGCATGAACGACGACAGGGAGTTCAGACCAGTACCGAGAATGATTCCGACGAGCAACATCAGTTGCAAGTTCGCGTACTTACCAGACAACAACCATCCGTATAACAAGAGACTCATCGCAAGCATGACCGCGACTTGTGTCAAAAAGGCATTCGTGCCCGTAAAGCCGACGAGTGCTCCCGCACCGAAGAAGAAAATCATCGATGTCTGGATCGTCGAGTAGAGGGCGTCGAAACCAAGTAAGGACGGTGTGATGATCCGGTTATGCGTAACGGAGTGAAAGGCGACGGTCGCTAGACTTTGGCAGATTGCTGCGATCGCCATCGTGATGACAGCCGTAATCCGACGCTCGACGACCGGCCAAAAGGACGGCGAATCAAACGGAACCGGATTATTGTAGAGCAAGAGTCCGATCGTACTGAGCACTCCGCCGCTGATGAACAGGACGAGGAGGATCCAGTAGCGTCGCTCGAGTCGTTTCGATTGAAAGGCAGATGCCCGGCGATTGGTTTCACGTGTAACGCTCGGTTGAGGGCGCATATGTTCCTGTTGTTTGATTGCGGTACTCATCTGACACCTCCAGTCTTACGTCGACGTAACAGAATGATGATGAAGACGGCTGCCCCGACGGTTCCAAGAATCAGTGAAACCGGGAGTTCGAACGGTCGGATGATCGTGCGCGAAATTAAATCGCTGATTAGAATCGTTGCCATCCCGATCAGGCAGACCCAAGGCAGATTACTGCGGAGATCGTCACCGCGAAACATCGAGACAATATTCGGGACAATCAAGCCGAGGAACGGCAGATTGCCGATGACAGTTGCGACGACACCAACGGATAGTGCGATTAGTCCGGTCGCAATCAGCATCAGCCGGTTGTAGTTGACACCAAGACTCGTAGCGACGTCTTCGCCGAGCCCGACGAGCGTCAAGCGACTCGCAAGAAAGAAGATACAGACCGTGACACCGATGATGATCCAGAGATATTCATAGCGACCGATTTGGACAGACGCGAATGAACCAACGAACCAGCCTTCGATTGCTTGGCTAGCGCGGAAAAATAATCCGAGAAACGTCGAAATCGCAGAGATGACGGCGCCGAGCATTAGACCGATGATCGGGACAATCAGCGATGAACGCAAACGGACCGACCGGAGAAACCAGAAGAAAACCATCGTCCCGATAAACGCGAACACGATAGCACCGGTCATCCGCATCATCAGCGACGGTGCCGGAACGAGTAAGTAAACGGCCAATAGTCCGAGACCAGCCCATTCGATTGTTCCCGTCGTCGTCGGTTCGACAAGGCGGTTTTGTGTGATCAGTTGCATGACGAGTCCTGCCATCGCCATTGCAGCACCGGTCAGCATCAAGGCAAGTGTTCGCGGGACGCGCGTAATCCAGAACATATCGAAATCGTTCGTGGCACCACGCAGTTCATAGACGCCTGTGAAAAGGGAAGCCGTCGCAAGTGCTAAGACGAGACATAAAGTAAAGATGAACGACTTCGTCCAGACGACAGAAAAGGAAGGTCGAGCCGGGGGCTCAACTCTTCCATTCATTTGTTGCTGTGCGTGTGCCATTACTTCTCCAGCGCTTTCGCGATATCAGTGAAGAATTCCGAGTATGTCTGGATCGATTCGTTCAAGTACGTATCTTTTGGTGCGTAGACGATATTGTCATCTTTGATTGCTTTTGTTTTCTGGAGAGCTGGTGCACGGTCGATGACGTCTTGCGCCGGTACGGCACCTTCTGCGTTTCCAAGTGGTGCGTCACGGTCAAGGACGAGTAACCAGTCCGGATTACTTTGAGCAATCGCTTCGATCGAGACTTCATCGCCTTGGTCATTGCCTGATTTTTGTTTGACTTCGAGTGCCGGTTTCCAGTCGAACAGATCATACATCGGTCCGAAGACACGTCCACTCATCGGAGCGGAGAATCCGATATCACCGCCCGAGACGATGACCGACATGACGCTATCCTGTCCGTTATACGATTTTTTGACATCTTTGATCGATTGCTCGAGTGTTGTCACGAGTTGATCGGCTTCTTGTTTCTTATCAAAAATCTGTCCGAGTGTTTCTGTCGTATCTTCGAGTCCTTTAACGAGTAATTCACCTGGTGTACCTGAGTCTTCCGGTAAAGTGATATCGAGATCGATGACAGCGGCGTTCGGAACGAGCTTTTTGATATCTTCGTAATGATCAGCGAAGCGTTGTCCGACGATGACGACATCTGGATTGACTCCAGCAATTGCTTCGAGGTTCGGTTCGAAATGCATGCCGACGTCGACGATATCTTTGTCTTTTGCGTATGGTGATTCGGCCG
This window of the Exiguobacterium acetylicum genome carries:
- a CDS encoding ABC transporter ATP-binding protein, yielding MISLEQVKKSYTDDVRIGPIDLSIPKGGFTALIGPNGAGKSTTLMMIGRLLDLDAGQIEVAGMDVTSSKSKDLAKIITILRQENHFVTRLTVRQLVGFGRFPYSQGRLTADDETIISKYIDFLELTSLENRYLDELSGGQRQRAYVAMVLCQETEYVLLDEPLNNLDIARSVQMMGYLRHVADTFGRTIITVLHDINFAAKYADHICAMKDGQIAAFGTVKEIMVEETLSDIFETRLEIIEGPYGPIAVY
- a CDS encoding iron chelate uptake ABC transporter family permease subunit, with product MRPQPSVTRETNRRASAFQSKRLERRYWILLVLFISGGVLSTIGLLLYNNPVPFDSPSFWPVVERRITAVITMAIAAICQSLATVAFHSVTHNRIITPSLLGFDALYSTIQTSMIFFFGAGALVGFTGTNAFLTQVAVMLAMSLLLYGWLLSGKYANLQLMLLVGIILGTGLNSLSSFMRKMLDPSEFDILQARLFGSVTNADAAYFPIVIPIVLVVGLLLYFSSGRLNVVALGKEVSTSFGVNHRGSVIYFLILISLLMSMSTALIGPLTFFGFLVATLSYQVAATYDHKYVFPMAFAIGFFVLTSAYFFMYHIFNTPSVVSVIIELFGGLIFLIVLLRKRSL
- a CDS encoding ABC transporter permease codes for the protein MNGRVEPPARPSFSVVWTKSFIFTLCLVLALATASLFTGVYELRGATNDFDMFWITRVPRTLALMLTGAAMAMAGLVMQLITQNRLVEPTTTGTIEWAGLGLLAVYLLVPAPSLMMRMTGAIVFAFIGTMVFFWFLRSVRLRSSLIVPIIGLMLGAVISAISTFLGLFFRASQAIEGWFVGSFASVQIGRYEYLWIIIGVTVCIFFLASRLTLVGLGEDVATSLGVNYNRLMLIATGLIALSVGVVATVIGNLPFLGLIVPNIVSMFRGDDLRSNLPWVCLIGMATILISDLISRTIIRPFELPVSLILGTVGAAVFIIILLRRRKTGGVR
- a CDS encoding siderophore ABC transporter substrate-binding protein produces the protein MGKWKTPLVVSSLAVLLAACGNAGEADTKKNAEAPKTVKIKDAHGTVNVPVDPKKVVALDNRTFETLAAWDVELVAAPVGLLPAESPYAKDKDIVDVGMHFEPNLEAIAGVNPDVVIVGQRFADHYEDIKKLVPNAAVIDLDITLPEDSGTPGELLVKGLEDTTETLGQIFDKKQEADQLVTTLEQSIKDVKKSYNGQDSVMSVIVSGGDIGFSAPMSGRVFGPMYDLFDWKPALEVKQKSGNDQGDEVSIEAIAQSNPDWLLVLDRDAPLGNAEGAVPAQDVIDRAPALQKTKAIKDDNIVYAPKDTYLNESIQTYSEFFTDIAKALEK